In the Kribbella sp. NBC_00482 genome, one interval contains:
- a CDS encoding transglutaminase family protein — MNWRLRVVHTTGYRYATAVTQSYNEARLTPRHDDRQNLMVARLETIPAARAYKYTDYWGTEVNSFDLHTPHTELKVIAASVVETSDQTPPSSEVTWVQLKSPDVLDTYAEYLEWTTYVPRHRELSAVARSLRRGRSPEETVLAVSKWVHGTLKYQRGTTGVHSSAVDAWQAGEGVCQDYAHLTLAMLRAVGVPSRYVSGYLHTKPDAAVGEKVVGESHAWVEAWTGEWWGFDPTNDISIGHRHVWVATGRDYADVSPLKGIYSGDAATAIEVTVDMTRLA; from the coding sequence GTGAACTGGCGCCTCCGCGTCGTGCACACGACGGGCTACCGCTACGCGACAGCCGTGACGCAGTCCTACAACGAAGCCAGGCTGACGCCGCGTCATGACGACCGGCAGAACCTCATGGTGGCTCGGCTGGAGACGATCCCAGCAGCTCGCGCGTACAAGTACACGGACTACTGGGGTACCGAGGTCAACTCCTTCGACCTGCACACCCCGCACACCGAACTGAAGGTGATCGCGGCCTCCGTCGTCGAGACGAGCGACCAGACTCCACCGTCCTCTGAGGTCACCTGGGTGCAGCTGAAGTCACCTGACGTCCTGGACACCTACGCCGAGTACCTCGAGTGGACTACCTACGTGCCGAGGCACCGGGAGCTGTCCGCGGTCGCCCGCTCGTTGCGGAGGGGCCGTTCGCCGGAGGAGACCGTACTCGCGGTGTCCAAATGGGTCCACGGCACGCTGAAGTACCAGCGCGGCACCACTGGTGTGCACTCGTCGGCTGTCGACGCGTGGCAGGCCGGTGAGGGCGTGTGCCAGGACTACGCGCACCTGACCCTGGCCATGCTGCGCGCGGTCGGTGTCCCGAGCCGCTACGTGTCGGGCTACCTACACACCAAGCCGGACGCGGCCGTGGGCGAGAAGGTCGTCGGCGAGAGCCATGCGTGGGTGGAGGCGTGGACGGGCGAGTGGTGGGGCTTCGACCCGACCAACGACATCTCGATCGGGCACCGGCACGTGTGGGTGGCGACCGGCCGGGACTACGCGGACGTGTCGCCGCTGAAGGGCATCTACTCCGGCGATGCGGCGACGGCCATCGAGGTGACCGTCGACATGACCCGGCTAGCCTGA
- a CDS encoding GroES family chaperonin, which produces MTSRKRLSDDKLPIRMLHDRVLVSVEQEGERKSSAGILIPATAQMGRRLSWAKVVAIGANVRTVEVDDRVLFDPEDRAEVEVRGDDYILLRERDLHAVAAGRLEDGQTGLYL; this is translated from the coding sequence GTGACTTCACGCAAGCGGCTGTCCGACGACAAGCTCCCGATCCGGATGCTGCACGACCGCGTCCTGGTCTCCGTCGAGCAGGAGGGCGAGCGGAAGTCGTCGGCGGGCATTCTGATCCCCGCCACCGCGCAGATGGGCCGCCGCCTGTCCTGGGCGAAGGTGGTCGCGATCGGCGCGAACGTGCGGACCGTCGAGGTCGACGATCGAGTGCTGTTCGACCCGGAGGACCGGGCCGAGGTCGAGGTGCGTGGCGACGACTACATCCTGCTCCGCGAGCGCGACCTGCACGCGGTGGCCGCCGGCCGCCTCGAGGACGGCCAGACCGGCCTCTATCTCTGA
- a CDS encoding DUF3618 domain-containing protein gives MTRGRPGQPRRWKERRHVSDTKARTAEQIEADIAATRERLASTVDELVDRANPKNVALRQVEQARSQVFDEQGQLRTQKIVAVAGAVVGVVGVLLVIRRLVGRR, from the coding sequence ATGACGAGGGGCAGACCGGGGCAGCCCCGCCGATGGAAGGAGCGCCGACACGTGTCGGACACGAAGGCTCGGACGGCCGAGCAGATCGAGGCGGACATCGCCGCAACCCGGGAGCGCCTGGCCTCGACGGTGGACGAGCTGGTCGACCGGGCGAACCCGAAGAACGTCGCCCTGCGGCAGGTCGAGCAGGCCAGGTCCCAGGTCTTCGACGAGCAGGGCCAGCTGCGGACCCAGAAGATCGTGGCGGTCGCCGGTGCCGTCGTCGGCGTGGTCGGCGTACTCCTGGTGATCCGCCGCCTGGTGGGTCGCCGGTGA
- a CDS encoding circularly permuted type 2 ATP-grasp protein has protein sequence MSRASSRQLFDGYLDPRRPHAEAYDEMFDPVDGVRTAYKRLHDSLQPLQPADLTTRSEALDRALVDQGITFSLSGEERPFPLDLVPRVITASEWSRLERGVVQRVRALEAFLADIYGEQQIVADGVLPRRLITSCEHFHRQAAGIAPPNGVRIHVAGIDVVRDEQGDFRVLEDNLRSPSGVSYVMENRRTMARVFPDLFAKHRVRAVGDYAVHLLRSLRAAAPGVTDPNVVVLTPGVYNSAYFEHSLLARQMGVELVEGRDLLARNNVIYLRTTEGEQRVDVVYRRIDDEFLDPVQFVPDSVLGVAGLVNAARAGNVVIANAIGNGVGDDKLIYTYLPEILKYYLGETPLLPNVDTYRCWLPAEHAEVLDRLDELVTKPVEGSGGYGIVFGPDASPKELQAQRRRIRANPRGWIAQPVVQLSTVPTKVGERLQPRHVDLRPFAVNDGDDVFVLPGGLTRVAIPEGSLIVNSSQGGGSKDTWVLAPRASGDDAELRGPGLATAAVKPDRTATPEQGPELNVAQQQQQQ, from the coding sequence ATGAGCCGCGCATCCTCCCGCCAGTTGTTCGACGGCTACCTGGACCCGCGTCGTCCGCATGCCGAGGCGTACGACGAGATGTTCGATCCGGTCGACGGCGTGCGTACGGCGTACAAGCGGCTGCACGACTCGTTGCAGCCGTTGCAGCCTGCGGATCTGACCACCCGGTCCGAGGCGCTCGACCGGGCGCTCGTCGATCAGGGGATCACGTTCAGCCTGTCGGGGGAGGAACGGCCGTTCCCGCTCGACCTGGTGCCGCGGGTGATCACGGCGTCGGAGTGGTCGCGCCTGGAACGTGGCGTCGTCCAGCGGGTGCGGGCCCTCGAGGCGTTCCTCGCCGACATCTACGGCGAGCAGCAGATCGTCGCGGACGGCGTACTGCCGCGCCGGCTGATCACCTCCTGTGAGCACTTCCACCGGCAGGCTGCCGGCATCGCCCCGCCGAACGGTGTCCGCATCCACGTGGCCGGGATCGACGTGGTGCGTGACGAGCAGGGCGACTTCCGGGTGCTCGAGGACAACCTGCGCAGCCCGTCCGGGGTTTCGTACGTGATGGAGAACCGCCGCACGATGGCGCGGGTGTTTCCGGACCTGTTCGCGAAGCACCGGGTCCGTGCGGTCGGCGACTACGCCGTACACCTGCTCCGCTCGCTGCGGGCCGCGGCTCCCGGTGTGACCGACCCGAACGTCGTCGTGCTGACACCAGGTGTCTACAACTCGGCGTACTTCGAGCACTCGCTGCTGGCGCGCCAGATGGGGGTGGAGCTGGTCGAGGGACGGGACCTGCTGGCCCGGAACAACGTCATCTACCTACGGACGACGGAGGGCGAGCAGCGGGTCGACGTGGTCTACCGGCGGATCGATGACGAGTTCCTGGACCCGGTGCAGTTCGTTCCGGACTCCGTGCTCGGTGTGGCCGGTCTGGTGAACGCAGCGCGCGCAGGGAACGTAGTGATCGCCAATGCCATCGGCAACGGCGTCGGTGACGACAAGCTGATCTACACGTACCTGCCGGAGATCCTGAAGTACTACCTAGGTGAAACGCCCCTGCTGCCGAACGTCGACACGTACCGGTGCTGGCTGCCCGCAGAGCACGCGGAAGTACTGGACCGCCTGGACGAGTTGGTCACCAAGCCAGTAGAGGGTTCTGGTGGGTACGGCATCGTGTTCGGGCCGGATGCGTCGCCCAAGGAGCTCCAGGCGCAGCGCCGGCGCATCAGGGCCAACCCACGAGGCTGGATCGCGCAACCCGTCGTACAGCTGTCCACTGTGCCGACGAAGGTGGGTGAACGGCTGCAGCCACGACATGTGGACCTGCGACCGTTTGCGGTCAACGACGGCGACGACGTGTTCGTTCTGCCGGGTGGACTGACCAGGGTGGCGATTCCCGAGGGCAGTCTGATCGTCAACTCGTCACAGGGTGGCGGGTCCAAGGACACGTGGGTGCTGGCGCCCAGGGCGTCCGGTGACGACGCAGAGCTCCGCGGACCGGGGCTGGCTACAGCGGCAGTGAAGCCGGACCGTACGGCGACACCGGAGCAGGGGCCCGAACTGAACGTCGCCCAACAGCAGCAGCAACAGTGA
- a CDS encoding alpha-E domain-containing protein translates to MLARNAESLYWIGRYVERADDTARILDVSVHQLLEDATVDADTASRRLLSVLGITPPDGSELDVWGLTELVAMSPETGSIVSSIASARENTRVAREVVSSELWQCINAMWNAVPERQRAARRVGPHEFFTFVEDRAAMFAGLADSTMSRDDGWRFLVLGRSVERVDMLVRLLMSRVGDKPTSPGWVTVLRSAGAHDTYLRTYRGALDASRVVQFLLLDRLFPRSVFHALQQAESCLEDLDHGPSARIGTGAEASRLLGKARSDLEFLQPAELLDNLTGRLQALQATVRDVGEAVSRQYFHAVPWIEWNNTEVNL, encoded by the coding sequence ATGCTCGCACGCAACGCCGAGTCGCTGTACTGGATCGGCCGGTACGTCGAACGCGCGGACGACACCGCGCGAATCCTCGACGTCTCGGTCCACCAGCTGCTCGAGGACGCCACCGTCGACGCCGACACGGCCAGCCGCCGGCTGCTCTCGGTCCTCGGCATCACTCCACCCGACGGCAGCGAGCTGGACGTGTGGGGGCTGACCGAGCTGGTCGCGATGTCCCCGGAGACCGGGTCGATCGTGTCCTCGATCGCCAGCGCGCGAGAGAACACCCGGGTCGCGCGTGAGGTGGTGTCGAGTGAGCTGTGGCAGTGCATCAACGCGATGTGGAACGCCGTACCCGAGCGGCAGCGCGCTGCGCGCCGGGTGGGGCCGCACGAGTTCTTCACGTTCGTGGAGGACCGGGCCGCGATGTTCGCCGGGCTGGCCGACTCGACGATGAGCCGCGACGACGGCTGGCGGTTCTTGGTGCTCGGGCGGTCGGTAGAGCGAGTGGACATGCTTGTCCGGCTGCTGATGTCCCGTGTGGGAGACAAGCCCACGTCGCCCGGCTGGGTGACAGTACTGCGTTCTGCGGGTGCTCATGACACGTATCTGCGGACGTACCGCGGTGCACTCGACGCGTCCCGGGTGGTGCAGTTCCTGTTGCTGGACCGGCTGTTTCCGCGGTCGGTGTTCCACGCGCTGCAGCAGGCGGAGTCCTGTCTTGAGGACCTCGACCACGGGCCGTCGGCGCGGATCGGTACGGGCGCGGAGGCGTCGCGGTTGCTGGGGAAGGCACGCAGCGATCTGGAGTTCCTGCAGCCGGCGGAGCTGCTGGACAACCTGACCGGCAGACTGCAGGCGCTGCAGGCGACGGTCCGCGACGTCGGTGAGGCGGTGTCGCGGCAGTACTTCCATGCGGTGCCGTGGATCGAGTGGAACAACACGGAGGTGAACCTGTGA
- a CDS encoding substrate-binding and VWA domain-containing protein codes for MTRSNNNRRSVYITAVGLLVLSLGAVFVVRSFGSEAGADGFLGGGKACADPTQIQLATTPEMQSSLEAAAKSLAAKGGKDGTPCLQITVSSAPSAQIARDVAHGSDNRPDLWVPDSSLWVAQADDGQSVPSIAVASIATSPMVIVGRRDNFADTSSWLRIMAANQPALLDPLNTSPGALTLLAVQSERQKTSASDGQVSQLIVPLAQRLGSMAKPYTDVNALFGRADQDGSKTVVPASEQSFVKYQEAHPEAQLRAIQPDTGTLYLDYPIVITAKSETDAANDAAQALTTELLTDSATQARDQAGFRDTTLNPLGGGRGVGDVNQLTKPTSDAIDTTLQNWTRLSLSTHSLAVIDISGSMAEKVGNKTRMQLTIEAAAGGLSLFPDSAELGLWTFSTTIGSDKADYKPLVPIAPLSKRQRGKIVDQLKIQHPIPNGGTGLYDTAIAAVRQVRQEYKSNAVNTVLLFTDGKNDDPGSPTLAEAVQALKAQQDPSRPVRIIALGMGPEANADELSALAGATGGAAYVARNPGDLKNVFIDALQSR; via the coding sequence GTGACGCGAAGTAACAACAACCGTCGCTCGGTGTACATCACCGCGGTCGGGCTACTGGTGCTGTCGTTGGGCGCCGTCTTCGTAGTCCGCTCCTTCGGGTCCGAGGCAGGCGCCGACGGGTTCCTCGGCGGCGGCAAAGCCTGCGCCGACCCGACACAGATCCAGCTGGCCACCACGCCCGAGATGCAGTCCTCGCTCGAAGCCGCGGCCAAGTCGCTGGCGGCCAAGGGCGGCAAGGACGGCACCCCGTGCCTGCAGATCACCGTCAGCTCGGCGCCGTCGGCCCAGATCGCGCGGGACGTCGCGCACGGCAGCGACAACCGGCCGGACCTGTGGGTTCCGGACTCCTCGCTGTGGGTCGCCCAGGCCGACGACGGCCAGAGCGTCCCGAGCATCGCGGTCGCCTCGATCGCCACGTCGCCGATGGTCATCGTCGGCCGGCGCGACAACTTCGCGGACACCTCGTCCTGGCTGCGCATCATGGCCGCCAACCAGCCGGCACTGCTCGACCCGCTGAACACCTCGCCCGGTGCACTCACATTGCTGGCGGTGCAGAGCGAGCGGCAGAAGACGTCGGCGTCCGACGGTCAGGTGTCGCAGTTGATCGTCCCGCTGGCCCAGCGGCTCGGGTCGATGGCCAAGCCGTACACGGACGTCAACGCACTGTTCGGTCGCGCCGACCAGGACGGCAGCAAGACCGTCGTACCGGCGTCCGAGCAGAGCTTCGTGAAGTACCAGGAAGCGCACCCCGAGGCCCAACTCCGGGCGATCCAGCCCGACACCGGGACGCTGTACCTGGACTACCCGATCGTCATCACCGCGAAGTCGGAGACCGACGCGGCGAACGACGCCGCCCAGGCACTGACCACCGAACTGCTGACCGACAGCGCCACACAGGCCCGTGACCAGGCCGGCTTCCGCGACACCACGCTGAACCCGCTCGGCGGCGGTCGCGGCGTCGGCGACGTGAACCAGCTGACCAAGCCGACCAGCGACGCGATCGACACCACACTGCAGAACTGGACCCGGCTGTCGCTGTCCACGCACTCGCTGGCGGTCATCGACATCTCCGGTTCGATGGCCGAGAAGGTCGGCAACAAGACCCGGATGCAGCTCACGATCGAGGCAGCCGCCGGCGGCCTCAGCCTGTTCCCGGACAGCGCGGAACTCGGCCTGTGGACGTTCTCGACGACCATCGGCAGCGACAAGGCCGACTACAAACCACTGGTGCCGATCGCGCCGCTGTCGAAACGGCAGCGCGGCAAGATCGTCGACCAGCTGAAGATCCAGCACCCGATCCCGAACGGCGGCACCGGGCTGTACGACACCGCGATCGCCGCGGTCCGGCAGGTCCGGCAGGAGTACAAGTCGAACGCGGTCAACACGGTCCTGCTGTTCACCGACGGCAAGAACGACGACCCCGGCAGCCCGACGCTCGCCGAGGCCGTCCAGGCGCTCAAGGCCCAGCAGGACCCGTCCCGCCCGGTCCGCATCATCGCCCTGGGCATGGGCCCCGAAGCGAACGCGGACGAGCTCAGCGCCCTGGCCGGAGCCACCGGCGGCGCGGCGTACGTAGCCCGCAACCCCGGCGACCTGAAGAACGTCTTCATCGACGCCCTCCAGAGCCGCTGA
- a CDS encoding PEP/pyruvate-binding domain-containing protein — protein sequence MLVPLADATIDCCGAKAATLATLLQAGLLVPEGIVIPFGAQQIDDGLSRWLASVGDPPVAVRSSAANEDTALTSAAGQHDSFLGVQGIAAVVDAVRACWASVWSPRATAYRNGSDAPAMAVIIQRHLDADVSGVMFTDPNGPTLIEASWGLGPSVVEGRVTPDRYQVTAGGTVTRTIADKLTSLDRQGSALTVRRVPTDQRRTPTLSDATAVQLAALAQTVTALLGSPQDIEWSLTANTPWLLQSRPITTQPPPLTGEVGDEHLLVGIPGSHGTATGPARVVRGPADFPSVRPGDILICPHTDPAWTPLLSIAAGVITEQGGLLSHAAIVAREHKIPAVLAVPRATTQIPTNTPTTLNGTTGTVRV from the coding sequence ATGCTGGTGCCGCTCGCGGACGCAACCATCGACTGCTGCGGCGCCAAAGCAGCAACCCTCGCCACCCTCCTCCAGGCCGGCCTCCTAGTCCCCGAAGGCATCGTCATCCCGTTCGGCGCCCAGCAGATTGATGATGGGCTCTCGCGGTGGCTCGCGAGCGTGGGCGATCCTCCGGTCGCCGTGCGGTCATCGGCCGCGAACGAGGACACCGCGCTCACCTCGGCAGCGGGGCAGCACGACAGCTTCCTCGGCGTACAAGGGATCGCTGCGGTCGTCGACGCCGTACGCGCCTGCTGGGCGTCCGTGTGGTCCCCGCGAGCAACGGCATACCGCAACGGTTCCGACGCCCCGGCGATGGCCGTGATCATCCAGCGCCACCTGGACGCCGATGTCTCCGGCGTGATGTTCACCGACCCAAACGGGCCCACGCTGATCGAGGCCTCCTGGGGCCTGGGCCCAAGCGTCGTAGAGGGCCGAGTAACCCCCGACCGCTACCAGGTCACCGCGGGCGGCACAGTCACCCGCACAATCGCCGACAAACTCACGTCCCTAGACCGCCAAGGCTCAGCCTTGACCGTACGCCGAGTCCCCACCGATCAACGCCGTACGCCGACCCTCTCCGACGCCACCGCCGTACAACTAGCAGCCTTAGCTCAAACAGTCACCGCACTCCTAGGCAGCCCCCAAGACATCGAGTGGTCCCTGACTGCCAACACCCCTTGGCTCCTGCAGTCCCGCCCCATCACAACCCAACCGCCGCCTCTCACCGGTGAAGTCGGCGACGAGCACCTGCTGGTAGGCATCCCAGGCAGCCACGGCACAGCAACCGGCCCCGCCAGAGTCGTCCGAGGCCCGGCCGACTTCCCCAGCGTCCGCCCCGGCGACATCCTCATCTGCCCCCACACCGACCCCGCCTGGACCCCGCTCCTGTCCATAGCCGCAGGCGTAATCACCGAACAAGGCGGCCTCCTGTCCCACGCCGCCATAGTCGCCCGAGAACACAAAATCCCCGCAGTCCTGGCCGTCCCCCGAGCCACAACCCAAATCCCCACCAACACCCCAACAACCCTCAACGGCACCACAGGCACCGTCCGCGTCTAA
- a CDS encoding FAD-dependent oxidoreductase: protein MTYDVAVVGAGAMGSAAARALAAAGREVVVLEQFTLGHERGGSHGATRLFRPAADDAEVAELTERARPLWRELETESGETLLEETGGIDHGMSDASIEVFRSLHGATGSVLPAAEALERWPGFRFETPVLYQPGSGRLYADRTVHALQVVAGRLGAEFRVQSPVRALRTHDGLVELDVPGGAVRARHVVLATGPWTPRLVDGLVSLPPFRVTQEQPRFFAPVSDELEWPSFVHHGPTSYGLYEPGSGVKVGLHATGPEVDPDQRDFQPEPERDLALLQYVEQWYPGLDPHRSTAISCLYDNTPTSDFVIDRAGPITVAAGFSGQGFKFVPLVGALVRDLVTGAAQKSARFRFQR from the coding sequence ATGACGTATGACGTGGCAGTGGTGGGGGCCGGTGCGATGGGGTCGGCGGCCGCGCGGGCACTGGCCGCGGCCGGGCGAGAGGTCGTCGTACTGGAGCAGTTCACGCTCGGGCACGAGCGGGGCGGGTCGCACGGCGCGACGCGGTTGTTCCGGCCGGCTGCGGACGACGCCGAGGTGGCTGAGCTGACAGAGCGAGCACGGCCGCTGTGGCGGGAGCTGGAGACCGAGTCGGGCGAGACGCTGCTCGAGGAGACCGGTGGGATCGACCACGGGATGAGTGACGCGTCGATCGAGGTCTTCCGGTCGTTGCACGGGGCAACCGGGTCGGTGCTGCCGGCCGCAGAGGCTCTGGAGCGGTGGCCGGGGTTCCGGTTCGAGACCCCGGTGCTGTACCAGCCGGGGTCAGGGCGGCTGTACGCCGACCGGACCGTTCACGCGCTACAGGTCGTGGCTGGTCGTTTGGGCGCCGAGTTCCGCGTGCAGTCACCGGTACGCGCGCTGCGGACACATGACGGTCTGGTCGAGCTCGACGTACCAGGTGGCGCGGTGCGGGCGCGGCACGTCGTACTGGCGACTGGACCATGGACTCCGAGGCTGGTGGACGGACTGGTGTCGTTGCCACCGTTCCGAGTGACGCAGGAGCAGCCACGGTTCTTCGCTCCCGTGTCAGACGAGCTGGAGTGGCCGTCCTTCGTGCACCACGGCCCTACCAGCTACGGTCTCTACGAACCGGGCTCCGGGGTCAAGGTCGGACTGCACGCGACCGGGCCGGAGGTGGACCCCGACCAGCGCGACTTCCAGCCGGAGCCGGAGCGCGACCTGGCCCTGCTGCAGTACGTCGAGCAGTGGTACCCAGGGCTGGACCCTCACAGGTCCACGGCGATCAGTTGTCTCTACGACAACACGCCGACATCCGACTTCGTCATCGACCGCGCCGGACCGATCACGGTTGCCGCCGGGTTCTCCGGCCAGGGATTCAAGTTCGTACCGCTGGTCGGCGCACTCGTCCGCGACCTGGTCACCGGCGCCGCCCAGAAGTCGGCCCGTTTCAGATTTCAGAGATAG
- the bcp gene encoding thioredoxin-dependent thiol peroxidase, translating to MSDRLSVGDTAPDFTLPDADGNEVALADLRGKNVIVYFYPAAMTPGCTKQACDFRDSLDSLQAAGYAVLGISPDKPAKLAKFRERDGVTFPLLSDPDKAVLEAYGAFGEKTMYGKKVTGVIRSTFVVDPDGKVAVAQYNVKATGHVAKLRRDLGL from the coding sequence ATGTCCGATCGTCTGTCCGTTGGCGACACCGCCCCCGACTTCACCCTGCCCGATGCCGACGGCAACGAGGTGGCATTGGCGGACCTGCGCGGAAAGAACGTGATCGTCTACTTCTATCCGGCCGCGATGACTCCGGGCTGCACCAAGCAGGCCTGCGACTTCCGCGACTCGCTCGACTCGCTGCAGGCCGCCGGGTACGCCGTACTCGGGATCTCCCCCGACAAGCCGGCCAAGCTGGCGAAGTTCCGGGAGCGCGACGGCGTGACGTTCCCGCTGCTCAGCGACCCGGACAAGGCGGTGCTGGAGGCGTACGGCGCGTTCGGCGAGAAGACCATGTACGGGAAGAAGGTGACCGGCGTGATCCGGTCCACGTTCGTCGTCGACCCGGACGGGAAGGTCGCGGTCGCGCAGTACAACGTGAAGGCGACCGGCCACGTCGCCAAGCTGCGCCGAGACCTGGGATTGTGA
- the dapC gene encoding succinyldiaminopimelate transaminase — MFETSSRLPDFPWDKLAPYQQKAAAHPDGIVDLSVGSPVDPVPALVKQALADAADAPAYPTTIGTSAARQAAVDWMARRLGVTGVDPQSGVLPVIGTKELIMMLPTLLGIGSGDTVLIPDLAYPTYEAGAALARATSVPVADPTTYDGPVRVAYLNSPRNPTGEITPPADLRRAVEWARANDVLLVSDECYAEFGWDEKPVSVLHPDVSGGSFDNLLAVHSLSKRSNLAGYRGGFVAGDPTVVAELLAVRKHAGLMVPSPIQAAMAAAFADDAHVEEQRARYLRRHAVLRDALTDAGWEITLSNGGLYLWASHPSYDAYGSVGALADRGILVAPGAFYGTAGDRHVRIALTGTDERVDAAVKRLQE; from the coding sequence ATCTTCGAGACCTCCAGCCGGCTGCCAGACTTCCCGTGGGACAAGCTCGCCCCCTATCAGCAGAAGGCGGCTGCGCATCCCGACGGGATCGTGGACCTGTCGGTGGGCAGTCCTGTTGACCCGGTGCCGGCGCTGGTGAAGCAGGCGCTGGCCGACGCCGCGGACGCACCGGCGTACCCGACGACGATCGGTACGTCGGCGGCGCGGCAGGCGGCCGTGGACTGGATGGCGCGGCGGCTGGGCGTGACCGGCGTCGACCCGCAGAGCGGCGTACTGCCCGTGATCGGCACCAAGGAGCTGATCATGATGCTGCCGACGCTGCTCGGCATCGGCTCCGGCGACACGGTCCTCATCCCGGACCTGGCGTACCCGACGTACGAGGCCGGCGCGGCGCTCGCCCGGGCCACCAGCGTCCCGGTGGCCGACCCGACGACGTACGACGGGCCGGTCCGGGTCGCGTACCTGAACTCCCCGCGCAACCCGACCGGTGAGATCACCCCGCCGGCCGACCTGCGGCGTGCGGTCGAGTGGGCGCGGGCGAACGACGTACTGCTGGTCAGCGACGAGTGCTACGCCGAGTTCGGCTGGGACGAGAAGCCGGTGTCCGTGCTGCACCCAGACGTGTCCGGTGGCAGCTTCGACAACCTGTTGGCGGTGCACTCGCTGTCCAAGCGCTCCAACCTGGCCGGGTACCGCGGCGGCTTCGTCGCCGGCGATCCGACCGTCGTGGCGGAGCTGCTCGCCGTACGCAAGCACGCCGGGCTGATGGTGCCGTCGCCGATCCAGGCCGCGATGGCTGCCGCGTTCGCCGACGACGCTCATGTCGAGGAGCAGCGTGCCCGCTACCTGCGTCGCCACGCGGTACTGCGGGACGCGCTGACCGATGCGGGCTGGGAGATCACCCTGTCCAACGGCGGGCTGTACCTGTGGGCGTCGCACCCGTCGTACGACGCGTACGGCTCCGTAGGTGCGCTGGCGGATCGGGGAATCTTGGTCGCACCCGGTGCGTTCTACGGGACCGCGGGTGACCGGCACGTCCGGATCGCGCTCACCGGGACCGACGAGCGCGTCGACGCCGCTGTGAAGAGACTGCAGGAGTGA
- a CDS encoding glucose 1-dehydrogenase, with product MRAMTVTPGKSDSATVGDVPEPPVVDGSILVEGLLTGICGTDLELVSGAFGSGRDGADHLVIGHESLGRVLEAPVGSGFTTGDLVAGVVRRPDPVPCPACARGEWDFCRNGQYTERGIKEMDGYGAERWRVDPYFAVPVPAALGELGVLVEPASILTKAWEQVDQVGARSWFAPQHVLVTGAGPIGLLAALIARQRGYDVHVLDRVEDGPKPELVRALGGTYLTDLGQLDVVPDVVIEATGAGQLVFDCASLLPPAGVMCLAGIHPGPATVDVQLDALVRQLVVRNAALVGTVNAGKRHYADAVDVLLAADRSWLERLITRTVPLSEWPDALVREPEDIKVVVDLRG from the coding sequence ATGCGGGCCATGACAGTCACGCCGGGCAAGTCCGACTCGGCGACAGTGGGCGACGTCCCAGAACCTCCCGTCGTCGACGGTTCGATCCTGGTGGAGGGCCTGCTGACGGGCATCTGCGGGACCGACCTGGAGCTGGTCTCCGGGGCGTTCGGCAGCGGCCGGGACGGCGCCGACCACCTCGTCATCGGACACGAGTCACTCGGACGTGTGCTGGAGGCACCTGTCGGCTCCGGCTTCACCACCGGGGACCTGGTCGCCGGAGTGGTACGTCGACCCGACCCAGTGCCCTGTCCAGCCTGTGCGCGGGGCGAGTGGGACTTCTGCCGCAACGGGCAGTACACCGAGCGCGGCATCAAGGAAATGGACGGGTACGGCGCCGAGCGCTGGCGGGTCGACCCGTACTTCGCCGTACCGGTGCCTGCTGCACTGGGAGAGCTGGGTGTGCTCGTGGAGCCGGCCAGCATCCTCACCAAGGCGTGGGAGCAGGTGGACCAGGTCGGAGCCCGGTCGTGGTTCGCTCCGCAGCACGTACTGGTGACGGGTGCCGGACCGATCGGTTTGCTGGCTGCACTGATCGCCCGGCAGCGCGGGTACGACGTACACGTGCTGGACCGCGTTGAGGACGGGCCGAAGCCAGAGCTGGTACGGGCGCTTGGCGGGACCTATCTGACCGACCTGGGACAGCTGGACGTCGTACCGGATGTGGTCATCGAAGCAACGGGTGCTGGGCAGCTGGTGTTCGACTGCGCCTCGCTGCTGCCGCCTGCTGGTGTCATGTGCCTGGCCGGGATCCACCCCGGGCCGGCGACTGTCGACGTGCAGCTCGACGCACTGGTCCGGCAGTTGGTGGTCCGCAACGCCGCCCTGGTCGGGACGGTAAACGCAGGCAAGCGGCACTACGCGGACGCCGTGGATGTGTTGCTGGCCGCGGACCGGTCCTGGCTGGAGCGGCTGATCACCCGGACCGTGCCGCTGTCGGAGTGGCCGGACGCATTGGTGCGGGAACCGGAAGACATCAAGGTGGTCGTGGACTTGCGGGGATGA